One genomic window of Ciona intestinalis chromosome 7, KH, whole genome shotgun sequence includes the following:
- the LOC101243223 gene encoding leucine-rich repeat serine/threonine-protein kinase 2 isoform X2, producing the protein MDEVLRILHNPNEVQEIVTACNAAISIIQDTAKRLKNPSRKNSKRFDEHQTANCFMVVFLSNFSNQPIIISITDAFVQLVNAFPKLKSKIGEKGLFFNLMELSQQNQSQPDNSFLLCALQLAVALTEGCTSNLKYCMEAGIISLVPLTFQTSSSSKNEVNLCIQLLAILLTEPNDSIQEDDIDKYRNIWLNQICHDKVDGNPISGCILDAMNRFLLDGVELQLNGIRVLMEFVNLDGSMEQLRDHGTLDTTLHACCQYEDDVSMLEHGFQLMRILMLCVTETEIEPRLETMFHLISSTLEKHLNSSSVMEQLVLVLMHCLNISLPPPTTQLPSRLFHSIICYFYASSEPQTLESLCRCLVSILTNVDGPTRNQMLIEATRNSDINFMMCLIYYGANINCTVDGETPLLISCKNRNTTQVVRLITMVTHLHEMGLWRMRIENMTESLKTAAHNEDQVIIEALLWYLVYRDRNKTAEWSRLGLETLPLSWLDNCLLQTNNEITNTNALIQIKNSFCFKIAEEIYKRKPKAEPNECNHENIEQIPSYPISQLLTLLRSQTLRDESTELGCDLDGEEITEVCLQCRNLLPYREMLKLSFDEENMTEDRNHINEKKCTCKRSTLYGVAIGPIEEIHLSHNRLVSIDGFVKLSRDKISMLTQSVKRINLLNNQLREFPFDLSQVFLNLVDLNLSKNKLANFPFSVLFSCSSLRTLDVSNNNINDDIIDANFSTIEILNIENSMTSDELSHHEHQLTTLKLNDNKLSNFPQWIFMLLPCLQYLDLKRNSIQKLKFTETTNKPLRQLNHLNINGNQIYVLPSSFLQTFPSIQHLDVSQNKLTHAEEQTTSDVTTLKYADLSENYLENFPEFLEHQTRLQTLIFSQNNLSERFSSLVWSAKRLSWLDVSHNNVVDVTMAIKSINSQWASTLRVLKLSNNQITVLPPVIGNLNKLEILDVSHNQLINLPNELGQLSSTLTQLSIEGNPLNLDSAILKGSTRDLCGFLFARLKRSVPNVRVKLMLIGDPRAGKTTLLQSLMRGRGRKRSVTIGSYSVGIGDKEPPVLATVGVDVNEWKLKHGNKLYSVSAWDFAGQEDFYATHPCFLSERAMYVAVYDASKSVEQLRTLKPWLAAIHARASHCPVLIIGTHADLINKENKQDMVRSLNEELNMMSGCKWFPQGARKNNSLLHEVLDVRESGQEVTRIKGVIFDVITEAVVKGHTLVGNMVPSSYVELQNLLKIEAGKRENFPVISFTELADIVHGCHSNIGFENGAELMLAVRYLHQTGALLHFNDPRSRLCDYFFVKPSWLCQMLAQIVTMKEHKSYKLQPFVDENGILSKNLFSQHFLKQVGSEEHKSFLPRLFRLLEHFEVVLWQGGDSYLVPSQLPTTKPSINLPITEPSHKVIRYFSMVYVPMGFWSRLIGRLLAFADTILGGVVVKKSGARSHESKVPCIVTTWKEGIYMQWDKHGHETPFVLAQMGSKEFDETIGGKNTTSSKGSSLTFEYVNSSYYDATKEGIEVIVSHQRCGKVLLGQLVDHISSLMQEWYPGLLDIDPRGCSLFQQFAPCPGCVRGLGSSPEAGKEDTEKSVHAFCINNVAESITSHGRTRHISVNSNYEITIKDNQVMVQCPNHDHLVNSSSFAPEINLDDYDDSLKLDVGLLTFEANTQSLLGDGGFGAVYQAIYDGRNIAAKTFHLSASTLPYIMLRNELTILGQNRHPSIVSLVGFVPPATTSMLQPLLGMEYASLGSLGNLLRDITRLDAKTRKKALSRQLRHRILFEIADGLSFLHSRHIIYRDLKPDNVLLVSLNPDHPTVTTITDYGISTLASPTGIPGASGSPGYSAPEVVTLKVEGNKRDIELFPYSVKCDIYSFGLLMHEVAVGRSPWVDYVSEERVSQMGTSLMPSLPDEIVMQGILPSPISSYSGSLVWPYAQQLVTECLRRNPDTRPSSDQLKQVFSNIQSCALKMVHSLHKPFVSCTVTTGSSRSNNLYDDNLLEIFYVETTPSSGKSSSTIHRNTINVDRGKVLSEKVETEFSTNVISMVVVPGHMVGLESNPIFVGATKEGEILVCSNDSVIKKKPLKHAITCLMLHQPYQGKMGSPVFLLVGTAEASVVVYSIKQLLNPKDPHPLHELNLAQLTKLSPVSSIVSSRNEIVFVACANQVVSLAVSASGQPTIQATKVVGHMNSIEMSYLALGRNNLYAATLGGSIVYWPLGGGMSKTSFDFKKVVSQMVDCDPAIMIVTSLFVDNLRASLWVGTSTGHVIVFAEPSRPDDIIIPTTVLHRHMGSVYNIQICKNPLDDCDVIICCGTGIRPIAEDWENHRNKKSEIKSTGNFNADVIYNTTSYVTIWVPEVLELTQSLKNAIKKRNDL; encoded by the exons ATGGATGAAGTATTAAGAATATTACACAACCCTAATGAAGTTCAGGAGATTGTCACAGCATGTAATGCAGCTATCAG CATTATTCAAGACACGGcaaaaaggttgaaaaatcCTTCAAGGAAAAACTCAAAGAG ATTTGACGAGCACCAAACAGCCAATTGCTTCATGGTCGTCTTTCTTTCAAACTTCTCCAACCAACCGATCATCATCTCAATCACCGACGCATTCGTTCAACTGGTCAACGCATTTCCTAAGCTTAAGTCTAAGATTGGAGAAAAAG GTTTATTCTTTAACTTGATGGAACTAAGCCAACAAAACCAAAGTCAACCTGACAACTCCTTCCTCCTGTGTGCTCTACAACTGGCTGTAGCTTTAACTGAGGGTTGTACCAGCAATCTTAAGTATTGCATGGAAGCCGGCATCATTAGTTTGGTGCCTTTAACTTTTCAG ACATCCAGCAGCAGCAAGAACGAAGTAAATCTTTGCATTCAACTTTTGGCAATTCTTCTTACTGAACCCAATG ACTCCATTCAAGAAGACGATATTGACAAATACAGGAACATCTGGTTGAACCAAATATGCCACGACAAAGTAGATGGGAACCCAATATCTGGTTGTATATTGGATGCTATGAACAGGTTCCTATTAGATGGGGTGGAACTACAGCTTAATGGAATCAGAGTGTTGATGGAGTTTGTTAATTTGG ATGGCAGCATGGAGCAGTTACGAGACCACGGCACATTAGACACGACGTTGCACGCATGTTGTCAATACGAGGatgatgtttctatgttagAACATGGTTTCCAACTTATGAGGATTCTTATGCTGTGTGTTAC tgAAACTGAAATAGAGCCTCGATTGGAGACGATGTTCCATCTTATATCGTCAACATTGGAGAAACATCTAAATTCGTCCTCTGTGATGGAACAATTAGTGCTTGTGTTGATG CACTGCCTCAACATATCTCTCCCACCCCCTACTACACAACTACCCTCGCGATTATTCCATTCtattatttgttatttctatgcgAGCAGTGAACCACAGACACTGGAAAGTTTATGCCGTTGTTTGGTTTCTATTCTCACTAATGTTGATGGCCCCACCAG GAACCAAATGTTAATAGAAGCCACAAGAAACAGTGATATTAATTTCATGATGTGTTTGATTTACTATGGAGCTAATATCAACTGTACTGTGGATGGGGAAACCCCTTTGTTGATATCATGCAAGAATAGAAATACAACGCAG GTAGTCCGTTTAATCACCATGGTAACCCATCTACATGAGATGGGATTATGGAGAATGAGAATCGAAAATATGACGGAAAGTTTGAAAACTGCAGCTCATAATGAAGACCAGGTTATAATAGAGGCTTTGCTATG GTACCTAGTGTACAGGGATAGGAATAAGACAGCAGAATGGAGCAGGCTGGGGTTGGAGACGTTGCCTTTATCTTGGTTGGATAATTGTTTACTACAG aCCAACAATGAAATCACAAACACAAATGCTTTGATCCAAATAAAGAATTCGTTCTGCTTCAAAATTGCAGaagaaatttacaaaagaaaacCAAAAGCAG AACCAAATGAATGCAACCATGAGAACATAGAACAAATACCAAG TTACCCGATCTCCCAGTTATTAACCTTGTTACGCTCCCAAACTTTGAGAGATGAATCTACAGAACTTGGTTG TGACCTAGACGGGGAGGAAATAACTGAAGTGTGCCTCCAGTGTCGGAACTTGCTTCCATATCGTGAAATGTTGAAACTTTCATTTGACGAGGAAAACATGACAGAagatagaaatcatataaatgaGAAGAAATGCACTTGCAAGCGTTCGACTTTGTATGGGGTTGCTATTGGGCCTATTGAG GAGATCCATCTTTCCCACAACCGTCTCGTATCCATTGACGGTTTCGTTAAATTATCCAGAGATAAGATATCTATGCTGACGCAATCAGTCAAGCGAATCAATCTACTAAATAATCAACTTAGGGAGTTCCCCTTCGATCTTAGCCag GTGTTTTTGAACCTTGTTGATTTGAATTTATCCAAGAACAAGTTGGCGAATTTTCCTTTTTCCGTTTTATTTTCGTGCTCGTCACTCCGAACACTCGATGTCAGTAACAACAATAtcaatgatgacatcatagacgCTAATTTCTCaaccatagaaatcttaaatattgaaaactcGATG ACTTCAGATGAGCTTTCCCACCACGAGCACCAACTTACAACATTAAAGTTAAACGATAACAAATTATCCAACTTTCCACAATGGATATTCATGTTACTACCATGCTTGCAGTATCTGGATTTGAAAAGGAATTCGATTCAAAAGTTAAAGTTTACAG aaacaacaaataaaccaTTGAGGCAACTCAACCATCTAAACATCAATGGAAACCAGATTTATGTTCTACCTTCAAGTTTTCTTCAAACTTTTCCGTCAATACAACATCTGGATGTTTCACAA AATAAGCTGACTCATGCTGAAGAACAAACCACCAGTGATGTCACAACACTCAAATATGCTGACCTAAGCGAAAATTATTTGGAAAATTTCCCAGAATTTCTTGAACATCAGACCAGGCTTCAG ACCCTAATTTTCTCCCAAAACAATCTAAGCGAGCGTTTTAGTTCCCTCGTGTGGTCAGCAAAACGGTTGTCGTGGTTAGATGTATCCCATAATAATGTGGTTGACGTAACCATGGCAATCAAGTCAATCAACAGCCAGTGGGCTTCTACTTTAAGAGTTCTTAAACTTTCAAACAATCAAATTACAGTGTTGCCGCCAGTTATTGGGAATCTTAACAAGCTTGAG ATCCTTGATGTGAGTCACAACCAGCTTATCAACTTACCAAATGAACTGGGCCAGCTCTCATCTACTCTAACCCAACTTAGTATTGAAGGAAATCCACTTAACTTGGACTCTGCAATACTTAAAg GTTCCACTCGTGACTTATGTGGTTTCCTTTTTGCTCGACTGAAACGATCGGTTCCAAACGTCAGAGTCAAACTGATGTTAATCGGAGATCCCAGGGCAGGGAAGACGACCCTCCTTCAATCCTTAATGCGAGGGAGGGGTCGTAAGCGTTCCGTGACAATCGGATCCTACTCGGTTGGCATCGGCGACAAGGAGCCACCGGTTTTAGCAACGGTTGGCGTGGACGTGAACGAGTGGAAACTTAAGCATGGAAACAA GTTATACAGTGTAAGCGCTTGGGACTTTGCCGGCCAAGAAGATTTCTATGCAACTCATCCGTGCTTCTTATCGGAGCGTGCGATGTATGTCGCTGTATACGACGCTTCAAAGTCAGTTGAACAATTACGTACTTTGAAACCATGGTTGGCAGCCATACACGCGCGTGCATCTCATTGCCCTGTGTTGATTATTGGGACACATGCGGATCTCATTAATAA GGAGAACAAGCAAGACATGGTGAGGAGCTTGAATGAAGAGCTGAACATGATGTCCGGATGCAAGTGGTTTCCACAGGGAGCGAGGAAGAACAATTCCCTCCTCCATGAAGTCCTGGATGTGAGGGAGAGCGGGCAAGAGGTTACGAGAATAAAAGGGGTTATCTTTGATGTCATAACag AAGCCGTGGTGAAAGGGCACACTCTAGTGGGGAATATGGTGCCGTCAAGTTACGTAGAACTCCAGAACTTGTTAAAAATTGAAGCCGGAAAGAGAGAAAACTTTCCAGTGATTAG TTTCACTGAACTTGCGGACATCGTACACGGTTGCCATAGCAACATTGGGTTCGAAAACGGAGCCGAACTCATGCTCGCTGTTCGTTATCTCCACCAGACGGGGGCGCTGTTGCATTTCAACGACCCGCGGTCGAGACTTTGTGATTATTTCTTCGTGAAGCCTTCGTGGTTGTGCCAGATGCTCGCACAG ATAGTCACAATGAAAGAACACAAATCGTACAAGCTCCAACCCTTTGTGGACGAAAACGGAATTTTGAGCAAAAATCTTTTCTCCCAACATTTCTTAAAACag GTTGGCAGTGAAGAGCACAAATCATTCCTCCCCAGATTATTTAGATTATTGGAACATTTTGAGGTAGTTTTATGGCAGGGTGGGGATTCGTACCTTGTACCCTCTCAACTACCAACTACTAAACCTTCAATAAATCTCCCAATAACAGAACCAAGCCATAAAGTTATAAG ATATTTTTCGATGGTGTACGTCCCTATGGGTTTCTGGTCTCGCTTGATTGGTCGATTGCTTGCGTTCGCCGACACCATATTAGGAGgtgttgttgttaaaaaatctGGTGCTAGATCCCATGAGAGCAAGGTACCTTGTATTGTAACCACATGGAAGGAGGGCATATACATGCAATGGGATAAACATGGCCACGAGACTCCATTCGTCCTTGCTCAGATGGGATCTAAGGAGTTTGATGAAACTATTGGAGGGAAAAATACGACGTCGTCAAAAGG tTCCTCCTTAACATTCGAATACGTGAATTCTTCGTATTATGATGCAACAAAGGAAGGGATAGAAGTCATTGTTTCTCATCAAAGATGCGGAAAA GTATTACTGGGTCAGTTGGTCGACCACATCAGTAGTTTGATGCAGGAATGGTACCCAGGGTTGCTGGATATCGACCCCAGGGGCTGCTCGTTGTTCCAGCAGTTCGCCCCATGCCCAGGGTGTGTACGGGGGCTGGGGAGTTCCCCTGAAGCGGGAAAGGAAGATACAGAAAAGTCTGTTCATGCGTTTTGCATTAATAACGTGGCTGAATCTATAAC ATCCCATGGACGTACCAGACATATATCTGTCAATAGTAATTATGAGATAACTATAAAGGATAACCAAGTAATGGTTCAATGTCCAAACCATGATCATCTCGTCAATTCTTCTTCATTTGCCCCAGAGATTAATCTAGATG ATTATGACGACTCTTTAAAGTTGGACGTTGGATTATTAACATTTGAAGCGAACACACAGTCACTGTTGGGGGACGGAGGGTTCGGGGCCGTGTACCAAGCTATCTATGATGGGAGAAATATCGCTGCAAAGACTTTTCATTTATCGGCGTCTACTCTGCCTTATATTATGCTGAGAAAT gaaTTGACAATTCTAGGTCAAAACCGTCACCCAAGTATCGTGTCACTTGTCGGCTTTGTGCCACCTGCCACGACAAGCATGTTACAACCCCTCCTTGGCATGGAATATGCGTCACTTGGTTCCCTCGGCAACCTGCTACGTGACATCACACGGCTGGATGCAAAAACGAGGAAAAAAGCGCTGAGTCGCCAACTACGACACAG gatTTTATTCGAAATCGCTGATGGTTTAAGTTTCCTTCATTCTCGACACATCATCTATAGAGATCTTAAACCTGACAACGTTCTTCTCGTTTCGTTAAACCCTGACCACCCAACCGTGACCACCATAACCGACTACGGGATATCCACTCTAGCGTCACCTACTGGAATACCTGGAGCAAGTGGAAGCCCAGGTTATTCGGCTCCAGAAGTCGTGACTTTGAAAGTGGAAG GCAACAAGCGCGACATTGAGTTGTTCCCGTACTCGGTGAAGTGCGACATTTACTCGTTCGGGTTACTGATGCATGAAGTCGCGGTCGGTCGATCCCCGTGGGTTGATTACGTCAGCGAGGAACGGGTATCACAGATGGGGACTTCCCTCATGCCAAGCTTGCCTGATGAAATAGTAATGCAG GGGATTCTCCCTTCTCCGATATCGAGTTACTCTGGCTCCCTTGTGTGGCCGTACGCACAACAATTAGTAACGGAATGTTTACGAAGAAATCCTGACACTCGGCCGTCATCTGATCAACTTAAACAAGTTTTCTCAAACATTCAATCGTGTGCGCTAAA GATGGTCCATTCCTTGCACAAGCCTTTTGTTTCATGCACGGTTACTACAG GATCAAGTAGAAGCAACAATTTGTATGATGACAACTTGCTTGAG ATATTTTACGTTGAAACCACCCCATCAAGTGGTAAATCTAGTTCCACAATCCATAGAAACACTATAAACGTCGATCGAGGAAAAGTCTTGAGTGAAAAAGTCGAAACTGAATTTTCAAcgaatgttatttctatggttGTTGTACCTGGCCACATGGTGGGACTAGAGAGCAACCCAATATTTGTGGGGGCAACCAAAGAG GGTGAAATTCTAGTTTGTTCCAATGATTCTGTCATAAAGAAGAAACCGCTGAAGCATGCAATCACATGTTTAATGTTACATCAACCGTATCAAG gGAAAATGGGATCCCCTGTTTTTCTATTGGTTGGCACAGCTGAAGcttctgttgttgtttattccaTTAAGCAG TTACTAAACCCGAAGGACCCTCACCCCCTCCATGAATTAAACCTCGCCCAACTGACCAAGCTATCTCCGGTTTCTTCCATCGTTTCATCGAGGaatgaaattgtttttgtCGCATGCGCGAACCAAGTTGTGTCGTTGGCCGTATCAGCTTCAG GCCAACCCACCATTCAAGCTACCAAGGTAGTCGGCCATATGAATTCCATAGAAATGTCATATCTCGCACTCGGACGTAACAACTTGTATGCTGCAACACTAGGTGGCAGTATAGTATACTGGCCACTAGGTGGGGGAATGTCGAAAACGAGTTTCGATTTCAAGAAAGTCGTGTCACAG atggTTGATTGTGATCCTGCAATaatgattgtgacatcattattCGTTGATAATCTCCGAGCCTCACTTTGGGTTGGAACATCCACAGGTCATGTAATCGTGTTCGCTGAACCGTCACGACccgatgacatcataatacccACCACTGTCCTACATCGACATATGGGAtctgtttataatatacaaatatgcaAAA acCCTTTagatgattgtgatgtcataatatgttGCGGAACCGGCATTCGACCAATTGCAGAAGATTGGGAAaatcatagaaataaaaaatcagaaatt aAATCTACAGGAAATTTCAACGCGGATGTTATATACAACACGACGAGTTATGTCACAATTTGGGTTCCTGAGGTTTTGGAACTAACTCAATCCTTGAAAAATGCTATTAAGAAGAGAAATGATTTATGA